The following coding sequences are from one Asterias amurensis chromosome 8, ASM3211899v1 window:
- the LOC139940520 gene encoding uncharacterized protein, translating into MHGVDCKISCLFWLVTAGSFVLIQNTGITNASTIKTPLQTDVTQQLSYTLENSDPKAGKTPLNKEKVEVGDAKSTTINETRKSNLPDDDQSTATLPRTVSENTGVDERTSRLERSTKPTSSKAISYGIHWTIFNNWQVLVGLAMFEIVVYVVTVTVVMAMHSRNRNLSRPEQDRKLISRFLFQCT; encoded by the exons ATGCACGGGGTGGACTGTAAAATCTCATGTCTCTTCTGGCTTGTGACGGCAGGTAGTTTCGTGTTGATTCAAAACACTGGAATAACGA ATGCATCAACTATCAAAACGCCATTGCAGACAGACGTGACACAACAACTGAGTTATACCTTGGAAAACTCAGATCCGAAAGCTGGGAAG ACACCTCTTAACAAAGAGAAAGTCGAAGTCGGTGACGCAAAATCCACAACTATAAACGAGACCAGAAAAAGCAACCTGCCAGACGATGACCAGAGTACTGCCACCCTCCCAAGAACTGTCTCAGAAAACACCGGTGTGGACGAGCGGACCAGCCGGTTAGAGAGAAGCACCAAACCGACAAGCAGTAAGGCTATCAGCTATGGGATCCATTGGACTATATTCAACAACTGGCAAGTTCTAGTTGGGCTGGCCATGTTTGAGATCGTTGTTTATGTTGTCACGGTTACCGTCGTCATGGCGATGCATTCGAGAAACAGGAATTTAAGCCGTCCTGAACAGGACAGGAAATTAATTTCGAGGTTTCTGTTCCAATGTACCTAA
- the LOC139940518 gene encoding ADP-ribosylhydrolase ARH1-like, whose protein sequence is MAWEMSLEAYQAALILAGCGDALGSCSKANFKEIGVVENIDVKPAHWPVSQNTVLHLVTAEALATGHHAESLWPEFATRYVDCMSASMMSNRRPSTSILRATARLRPSETQGWELPFDGSRTAIEACPTARSMCIGLRYHKPSQLGSLVATAVESARMTHHHPTAYLGAVTSALFTAYAVQGREVREWGAGLLQVIPEVLGYIISTGRDVDDNQREWCYFGDAWREYVAMRGILDGESRPKFPRRYGAERRREVYQRFAADNMVPGSCGHDAPLIAYDALLFSESWEDLCNGAMFHGGDGSSSGSIAASWWGLIHGLIGVPDRHHAQVEFRDRLLDVGTKLYAMSF, encoded by the exons ATGGCGTGGGAAATGTCTTTAGAGGCGTACCAGGCTGCCTTAATTCTAGCTGGCTGTGGGGATGCTTTGGGTTCATGTAGCAAAGCAAATTTCAAAGAGATTGgtgtagtagaaaacattgatgTCAAACCAGCACATTGGCCAGTCAGCCAGAACACCGTGTTGCATCTGGTGACCGCCGAGGCTCTGGCCACCGGTCACCATGCTGAAAGTTTATGGCCGGAGTTTGCAACTCGTTACGTGGACTGCATGTCAGCTTCCATGATGTCCAACCGGAGACCGAGTACAAGTATACTTCGGGCCACTGCTCGCCTGAGACCGTCCGAGACACAGGGCTGGGAGTTGCCCTTCGACGGGTCCCGGACGGCCATTGAAGCCTGTCCCACCGCCCGTTCAATGTGCATTGGACTTCGGTACCACAAACCCAGCCAACTTGGCTCTCTCGTAGCAACAGCTGTCGAAAGCGCTCGGATGACACACCACCACCCAACTGCCTATCTCGGGGCCGTGACATCGGCACTTTTCACGGCGTACGCGGTCCAAGGAAGGGAGGTTCGAGAGTGGGGAGCCGGACTCCTCCAAGTGATCCCGGAGGTGCTGGGATACATCATCTCCACCGGAAGAGATGTTGATGACAATCAAAGAGAATGGTGCTATTTCGGTGACGCGTGGAGGGAGTACGTCGCCATGCGGGGTATATTAGATGGCGAGAGCAGGCCAAAGTTCCCCCGGAGGTATGGAGCAGAGAGACGGCGTGAGGTGTATCAGCGATTTGCGGCAGATAACATGGTTCCCGGAAGCTGTGGACACGATGCACCCCTCATTGC CTACGATGCTTTACTGTTCTCCGAGTCCTGGGAGGACCTTTGCAACGGAGCCATGTTCCACGGTGGTGACGGTAGTTCAAGCGGGTCCATTGCGGCAAGCTGGTGGGGGCTCATACACGGTCTGATCGGCGTCCCTGACCGGCATCACGCTCAGGTCGAGTTCAGAGACAGACTCCTCGATGTTGGAACTAAACTTTATGCAATGAGCTTTTAA